The genomic interval CGGCGTACGCTTGGCTTTTCATAATGTTCCCGCTTACGGTATTCTTGCAATGTACCGCTTTTTGATACGTTGCGTTTAAAGCGACGAAGAGCATCTTCAAGAGACTCGTTTTTACGAACGCGAGTGTGATTTGACATGCTTAATTTCCCTCCCTCCGAAGCAAAGAC from Lentibacillus cibarius carries:
- the rpsU gene encoding 30S ribosomal protein S21, with protein sequence MSNHTRVRKNESLEDALRRFKRNVSKSGTLQEYRKREHYEKPSVRRKKKSEAARKRR